A genomic segment from Barrientosiimonas humi encodes:
- a CDS encoding MBL fold metallo-hydrolase: MRFTHLGHACLLVETGGTSVLIDPGSFSDFDDVTGLDAVLVTHQHADHLDRERIRALLDANPDARLRTDPGSAEQLQADGIEATVTVPGEPFTVGDLEVTPVGELHAVNHQWVPRVPNVGLLLEADGVRLFHPGDALDADPGRVDYLGVPVNAPWCAIRETLDFVRRIEPTRAIVPIHDALLAEQGRAMYLQHLGDFGLEGGVEVLDGADRQPRELSG, encoded by the coding sequence ATGAGGTTCACGCATCTGGGGCACGCCTGCCTGCTCGTCGAGACCGGCGGCACGTCGGTGCTGATCGACCCGGGCAGCTTCTCCGACTTCGACGACGTCACCGGCCTGGACGCCGTGCTCGTCACCCACCAGCACGCCGACCACCTCGACCGCGAGCGCATCCGGGCGCTGCTCGACGCCAACCCCGACGCGCGGCTGCGCACCGACCCCGGCTCCGCCGAGCAGCTGCAGGCCGACGGCATCGAGGCGACCGTGACCGTGCCCGGGGAGCCGTTCACGGTCGGCGACCTCGAGGTCACCCCGGTCGGCGAGCTGCACGCCGTCAACCACCAGTGGGTGCCCCGCGTGCCCAACGTCGGTCTGCTGCTCGAGGCCGACGGCGTACGCCTGTTCCACCCCGGCGACGCGCTCGACGCCGACCCGGGCCGGGTCGACTACCTCGGCGTGCCGGTCAACGCGCCCTGGTGCGCGATCCGCGAGACGCTCGACTTCGTCCGCCGGATCGAGCCCACCCGCGCGATCGTCCCGATCCACGACGCGCTGCTGGCCGAGCAGGGCCGCGCGATGTACCTCCAGCACCTCGGCGACTTCGGCCTCGAGGGCGGCGTCGAGGTGCTGGACGGCGCCGACCGCCAGCCCCGCGAGCTGTCCGGCTGA
- a CDS encoding GuaB1 family IMP dehydrogenase-related protein: MRFLKDELPPYDLTYNDVFMVPSRSSVTSRMDVDLSTPDGIGTTIPLVVANMTAISGRRMAETVARRGGMAILPQDIPVHAVQETIDYVKGRHPVFETPVTIGPDAPVSQVLALIGKRAHRLVVVVDDQRRPLGVVTEKACQDVDRFATVADVMSTDLVTVDASADPSETFDRLAHQHIALAPVTQDGRLVGVLTRKGILRSAIYSPALDARGRLRLGVAIGINGDVQAKAETMLSAGADVLVVDTAHGHQDKMLDALKLVRQARDIHADEHGVPVPIAAGNVVSADGVRDLLSGGADIVKVGVGPGAMCTTRMMTGVGRPQFSAVLECAAAAVDEGAQVWADGGVKYPRDVALALAAGAGNVMIGSWFAGTWESPGDLARDPEGRMFKESFGMASARAVRQRTQAQSAYDRARSALFEEGISSSRMYLDPERPGVEDLIDSIVAGVRSSFTYAGARSIAEFRERALVGVQSASGYDEGRPRETSWS, from the coding sequence GTGAGATTTCTGAAGGACGAGCTGCCGCCGTACGACCTGACCTACAACGACGTGTTCATGGTCCCGTCGCGCTCGTCGGTGACGAGCCGGATGGACGTCGACCTGTCCACGCCCGACGGCATCGGCACCACGATCCCGCTCGTCGTCGCCAACATGACCGCGATCTCGGGTCGCCGGATGGCCGAGACGGTCGCCCGGCGCGGCGGCATGGCGATCCTGCCGCAGGACATCCCGGTGCACGCGGTGCAGGAGACGATCGACTACGTCAAGGGCCGCCACCCGGTGTTCGAGACGCCCGTGACGATCGGCCCCGACGCCCCGGTCTCGCAGGTGCTGGCGCTGATCGGCAAGCGCGCCCACCGGCTCGTGGTGGTCGTGGACGACCAGCGCCGCCCGCTCGGCGTGGTCACCGAGAAGGCCTGCCAGGACGTCGACCGGTTCGCGACCGTCGCCGACGTGATGAGCACCGACCTCGTCACGGTCGATGCGTCGGCCGACCCGAGCGAGACCTTCGACCGGCTCGCCCACCAGCACATCGCGCTCGCGCCGGTCACCCAGGACGGGCGCCTCGTCGGCGTGCTGACCCGCAAGGGGATCCTGCGCTCGGCGATCTACTCCCCCGCGCTCGACGCCCGGGGCCGGCTGCGGCTCGGCGTCGCGATCGGCATCAACGGCGACGTGCAGGCCAAGGCCGAGACGATGCTGTCGGCCGGCGCCGACGTGCTCGTGGTCGACACCGCGCACGGCCACCAGGACAAGATGCTCGACGCGCTGAAGCTGGTGCGTCAGGCGCGCGACATCCACGCCGACGAGCACGGCGTGCCCGTGCCGATCGCCGCCGGCAACGTCGTCTCGGCCGACGGCGTGCGCGACCTGCTGTCCGGCGGCGCCGACATCGTCAAGGTCGGTGTGGGTCCGGGGGCCATGTGCACCACGCGGATGATGACCGGCGTCGGCCGGCCGCAGTTCTCCGCTGTGCTGGAGTGCGCGGCCGCCGCGGTCGACGAGGGCGCCCAGGTGTGGGCCGACGGCGGCGTGAAGTACCCGCGCGACGTCGCCCTGGCGCTCGCCGCGGGTGCGGGCAACGTGATGATCGGCTCGTGGTTCGCCGGCACCTGGGAGAGCCCGGGCGACCTGGCCCGCGACCCCGAGGGCCGGATGTTCAAGGAGTCCTTCGGCATGGCCTCCGCGCGGGCGGTGCGCCAGCGCACCCAGGCGCAGAGTGCGTACGACCGGGCCCGCTCGGCGCTGTTCGAGGAGGGCATCTCCTCGTCGCGGATGTATCTGGACCCGGAGCGGCCGGGCGTGGAGGACCTGATCGACTCGATCGTCGCGGGCGTGCGCTCCAGCTTCACCTATGCCGGCGCGCGCAGCATCGCGGAGTTCCGCGAGCGCGCCCTCGTCGGCGTGCAGAGTGCCAGTGGCTACGACGAGGGGCGCCCGCGGGAGACGTCCTGGAGCTGA
- a CDS encoding class I SAM-dependent methyltransferase, translating to MAEPKNTLKKVARRVPGARAVRDTLRARKVGVGAAPATSSPPPPPPADPIAKAITAEFDFTLPKTSSILVLGDEVERVASELRTRGFSTITTTTDASALATFGDDQFRVVVATRGPDADFDRELLGHVARVASTVVLVQPQEQVTVSTSLLEQAGFTGRSEHPVEGAEKETISVLRRMEAQSTLHDFWRQPLPHGNTPQAYLGPVHRSRALHRLIKDLDGDSKILEVGCNVGRNIAYLHDNGYPEVAGIEISPHAVKMLREKYPQLEGREVHIGPAGDILPGFEDDSFDLIYTMAVIEHLHPVEAAPVFDAMVRVAPNILAIEPENRLSHRQYPHDIVKEFTDRGMVHVSTTPMVEAITDHYEAAMEDYQAYRFVRADRAGAGNATDGAAASA from the coding sequence ATGGCCGAACCCAAGAACACCCTCAAGAAGGTCGCTCGACGGGTCCCCGGGGCGCGGGCCGTGCGCGACACCCTGCGCGCCCGCAAGGTCGGCGTCGGAGCCGCCCCCGCCACGTCGAGCCCGCCCCCGCCCCCGCCCGCAGACCCGATCGCCAAGGCGATCACCGCCGAGTTCGACTTCACGCTGCCCAAGACCAGCAGCATCCTCGTGCTCGGTGACGAGGTCGAGCGGGTGGCCTCCGAGCTGCGCACCCGCGGGTTCTCCACCATCACGACCACCACCGACGCGTCCGCGCTGGCCACGTTCGGCGACGACCAGTTCCGCGTGGTCGTGGCCACCCGCGGGCCCGACGCCGACTTCGACCGCGAGCTGCTCGGGCACGTCGCCCGGGTCGCGAGCACCGTCGTGCTCGTCCAGCCGCAGGAGCAGGTCACCGTCAGCACCAGCCTGCTCGAGCAGGCCGGCTTCACCGGTCGCTCCGAGCACCCCGTCGAGGGCGCCGAGAAGGAGACGATCTCGGTGCTGCGCCGCATGGAGGCGCAGTCGACGCTGCACGACTTCTGGCGCCAGCCGCTGCCGCACGGCAACACCCCGCAGGCCTACCTCGGCCCGGTCCACCGCAGCCGCGCGCTGCACCGGCTGATCAAGGACCTCGACGGCGACAGCAAGATCCTCGAGGTCGGCTGCAACGTGGGCCGCAACATCGCCTACCTGCACGACAACGGCTACCCCGAGGTCGCCGGCATCGAGATCAGCCCGCACGCCGTGAAGATGCTGCGCGAGAAGTACCCCCAGCTGGAGGGGCGTGAGGTGCACATCGGCCCGGCCGGCGACATCCTGCCCGGGTTCGAGGACGACTCGTTCGACCTGATCTACACGATGGCCGTCATCGAGCACCTGCACCCGGTCGAGGCCGCCCCGGTGTTCGACGCGATGGTCCGGGTCGCCCCGAACATCCTCGCGATCGAGCCGGAGAACCGGCTCAGCCACCGGCAGTACCCCCACGACATCGTCAAGGAGTTCACCGACCGCGGCATGGTCCACGTGTCGACGACCCCGATGGTCGAGGCGATCACCGACCACTACGAGGCGGCGATGGAGGACTACCAGGCCTACCGCTTCGTGCGGGCGGACCGGGCAGGCGCCGGGAACGCCACGGACGGCGCCGCGGCCTCCGCCTGA
- a CDS encoding PLP-dependent cysteine synthase family protein produces MQPVRDVTASAPVDRSWTQEAVRRLLADANRSADTHLHKVNLPAGWDVDLYLKDESTHPTGSLKHRLARSLFLYGICNGWIGPGTTVTEASSGSTAISEAHIARLLDLPFIAVMARSTSPEKVALIEAEGGRCHLVDDPSAVYDEARRLAEETDGHYMDQFTYAERATDWRGNNNIAESIFDQLALERHPVPEWIVVGAGTGGTSATIGRFTRYRGLDTRLAVVDPEGSAFLKSFAGEGGTGAGSRIEGIGRPRVEPSFVPQVVDRMLGVPDAASVAAMRFLKSRTGIRGGASTGTNLYGALLLACEMQSAGRAGSIVTLVNDHTERYCQTADADAWVEQQGLDLEPYDRVLARAWDDGVWGG; encoded by the coding sequence GTGCAGCCCGTCCGCGATGTGACCGCCTCCGCCCCTGTCGACCGCAGCTGGACCCAGGAGGCCGTGCGCCGGCTGCTCGCCGACGCGAACCGCTCGGCGGACACGCACCTGCACAAGGTCAACCTGCCCGCCGGGTGGGACGTCGACCTCTACCTCAAGGACGAGTCCACCCACCCGACCGGCAGCCTGAAGCACCGGCTGGCGCGCTCGCTGTTCCTCTACGGCATCTGCAACGGCTGGATCGGCCCGGGCACCACGGTCACCGAGGCCTCCAGCGGCTCCACCGCCATCAGCGAGGCGCACATCGCGCGGCTGCTCGACCTGCCGTTCATCGCCGTCATGGCCCGCTCCACCAGCCCCGAGAAGGTCGCGCTGATCGAGGCCGAGGGCGGGCGCTGCCACCTGGTCGACGACCCCTCGGCGGTCTACGACGAGGCGCGGCGGCTCGCCGAGGAGACCGACGGGCACTACATGGACCAGTTCACCTACGCCGAGCGCGCCACCGACTGGCGGGGCAACAACAACATCGCCGAGTCGATCTTCGACCAGCTCGCCCTGGAGCGGCACCCGGTGCCGGAGTGGATCGTGGTCGGAGCCGGCACCGGCGGCACCAGCGCGACGATCGGGCGGTTCACCCGATACCGCGGCCTGGACACCCGGCTCGCCGTGGTCGACCCCGAGGGGTCGGCGTTCCTGAAGTCGTTCGCCGGCGAGGGCGGCACCGGCGCGGGGTCGCGCATCGAGGGCATCGGGCGGCCCCGCGTGGAGCCGTCGTTCGTCCCGCAGGTCGTCGACCGGATGCTCGGCGTGCCCGACGCCGCATCGGTCGCGGCGATGCGATTCCTGAAGAGCCGCACCGGGATCCGCGGCGGCGCCTCCACCGGCACGAACCTCTACGGCGCGCTGCTGCTCGCCTGCGAGATGCAGTCTGCGGGGCGCGCCGGCAGCATCGTGACGCTGGTCAACGACCACACCGAGCGGTACTGCCAGACGGCCGACGCCGACGCGTGGGTCGAGCAGCAGGGCCTGGACCTCGAGCCGTACGACCGGGTCCTGGCGCGCGCCTGGGACGACGGCGTCTGGGGCGGCTGA
- a CDS encoding RNB domain-containing ribonuclease, translating into MPKRPIVAPQATPGSPEQRGPLEQSFQALREELGLSETYPPEAVADAERAIAELALPERDETAVPFFTIDPPSARDLDQAMFLERAGQGYRVRYAIADVPAFVTPGGPLDAETRRRGQTMYFPDMRIPLHPAVLSEEAGSLLPGQVRPAYVWDFELDAQGEVASATVYRAQVRSTERFDYEQVQAEVDGGSPRESFALLKEIGEKRIALERARGGASLPMPEQEVTLVDGSYRMHLRPPVASEDWNAQISLMTGMAAADLMLQAKVGILRTMPPADEQAIARFRRQAKALGVPWEEGVPYGEFLRTLERTDGQHLALIYAATSLFRGAGYTPFDGSTPEQVEQAAVAAAYAHVTAPLRRLVDRFGLVICESVANGREVPGWVREALPTLPELMKASDTIAGKVERGSADAVEAAILSDKVGQTFAAVVVEQRDKGKLQVQLVDLPVVATCQGQAELGSTVQVTVVAADIAARTVTFELAKG; encoded by the coding sequence ATGCCGAAACGACCGATCGTCGCCCCGCAGGCCACTCCCGGATCGCCGGAGCAGCGCGGACCGCTGGAGCAGTCGTTCCAGGCGCTGCGCGAGGAGCTGGGGCTCAGCGAGACCTATCCGCCCGAGGCGGTGGCCGACGCCGAGCGCGCGATCGCCGAGCTGGCGCTGCCCGAGCGCGACGAGACCGCGGTGCCGTTCTTCACCATCGACCCGCCGAGCGCGCGGGACCTCGACCAGGCGATGTTCCTGGAGCGGGCGGGCCAGGGATACCGGGTGCGGTACGCCATCGCCGACGTCCCCGCGTTCGTCACTCCGGGCGGTCCGCTGGACGCTGAGACGCGGCGCCGCGGCCAGACGATGTACTTCCCCGACATGCGCATCCCGCTGCACCCGGCGGTGCTCAGCGAGGAGGCGGGGAGCCTGCTGCCGGGCCAGGTGCGCCCGGCGTACGTCTGGGACTTCGAGCTCGACGCGCAGGGCGAGGTCGCCTCCGCCACGGTCTACCGCGCGCAGGTGCGCAGCACCGAGCGGTTCGACTACGAGCAGGTGCAGGCCGAGGTCGACGGTGGCTCGCCACGCGAGAGCTTCGCGCTGCTGAAGGAGATCGGCGAGAAGCGGATCGCGCTGGAGCGGGCCCGTGGCGGTGCGTCGCTGCCGATGCCCGAGCAGGAGGTCACCCTCGTCGACGGCTCCTACCGGATGCACCTGCGCCCTCCGGTCGCGAGCGAGGACTGGAACGCCCAGATCTCGCTGATGACCGGCATGGCCGCGGCCGACCTGATGCTGCAGGCCAAGGTCGGCATCCTGCGCACCATGCCGCCCGCCGACGAGCAGGCGATCGCCCGGTTCCGGCGCCAGGCGAAGGCGCTGGGGGTGCCGTGGGAGGAGGGCGTGCCGTACGGCGAGTTCCTGCGCACTCTGGAGCGCACCGACGGCCAGCACCTGGCGCTGATCTATGCGGCGACGTCGCTGTTCCGCGGCGCCGGATACACCCCGTTCGACGGCAGCACGCCGGAGCAGGTCGAGCAGGCGGCGGTGGCCGCGGCGTACGCCCATGTCACCGCGCCGCTGCGGCGGCTGGTCGACCGGTTCGGGCTGGTGATCTGCGAGTCGGTGGCGAACGGTCGTGAGGTGCCGGGGTGGGTGCGCGAGGCGCTCCCGACGCTGCCGGAGCTGATGAAGGCGAGCGACACGATCGCGGGCAAGGTCGAGCGCGGCAGCGCCGACGCCGTCGAGGCCGCGATCCTCAGCGACAAGGTCGGGCAGACCTTCGCGGCAGTCGTGGTCGAGCAGCGCGACAAGGGGAAGCTGCAGGTGCAGCTGGTCGACCTCCCCGTCGTCGCGACCTGCCAGGGTCAGGCCGAGCTGGGCTCGACCGTGCAGGTCACGGTCGTCGCCGCGGACATCGCGGCACGCACGGTGACGTTCGAGCTCGCGAAGGGCTGA
- a CDS encoding YaaA family protein: protein MLILLPPSQTKQTRPRGRPVDLERLSFPELTDTRRRVADALAATSEKPDAATRLGVSANLVEEIARNTRLTSAPALPAQDLYTGVLYDALDVGSLDAAALRRARRWVVVVSALYGAVRLRDRVAPYRASMAVNLEGVGPLASAWRPELARVLPEAAGRGVVVDCRSSTYVAAWAPEEELARRWVQIRVPGATHMAKHTRGLVTRALCEAGVDARTPARLAEVLEPGFEVALHEPARAGRPWILDTTARTTP, encoded by the coding sequence GTGCTCATCCTGCTCCCGCCCTCGCAGACCAAGCAGACCCGCCCGCGCGGCCGCCCGGTCGACCTGGAGCGGTTGTCCTTCCCCGAGCTCACCGACACCCGTCGCCGGGTCGCCGACGCGCTGGCTGCGACCAGCGAGAAGCCTGACGCCGCAACGAGACTCGGCGTCAGCGCCAACCTCGTCGAGGAGATCGCGCGCAACACGCGCCTGACCTCGGCTCCGGCGCTGCCCGCCCAGGACCTCTACACCGGGGTGCTCTACGACGCGCTCGACGTCGGCTCGCTCGACGCCGCGGCACTGCGCCGCGCGCGACGCTGGGTGGTCGTGGTCTCCGCGCTCTACGGCGCCGTCCGGCTGCGCGACCGGGTCGCGCCCTACCGCGCGTCGATGGCGGTCAACCTCGAGGGTGTCGGGCCGCTCGCGAGCGCCTGGCGTCCCGAGCTGGCGCGCGTCCTGCCCGAGGCCGCCGGCCGCGGGGTGGTCGTGGACTGCCGCTCCTCGACGTACGTCGCCGCCTGGGCTCCCGAGGAGGAGCTGGCTCGTCGCTGGGTCCAGATCCGCGTGCCGGGGGCGACCCACATGGCCAAGCACACCCGGGGGCTGGTCACCCGGGCGCTGTGCGAGGCCGGGGTCGACGCCCGCACCCCCGCGCGGCTGGCCGAGGTGCTCGAACCGGGCTTCGAGGTCGCACTGCACGAACCGGCCCGCGCCGGTCGCCCCTGGATCCTCGACACCACCGCGCGCACGACGCCGTGA
- a CDS encoding SLC13 family permease, with translation MTALATEAAGRVLPVLLFLLAITVVAEIATLAGVFDVAAHRAARAGRGRTWLLWLLVVVLSTVSTVLLSLDTTAVLLTPVVIAVARQLRLPALPFAMTTVWLANTASLLLPVSNLTNLLALHRFQELGLGTHEYLALAWAPALAAVVATVVALAVLFRHELSGRYALAPPAGEHDRWLLAGSTGVLVALAAAVVAGVPPAAAATAAAVALVVLTAWRDAALLPQVQLPWRMIGLTGVLLLLVLVVAQTAPVETLTRHLSDAPLWQVPAVAALLANGVNNLPAYLALEPALDHDPTRLMALLIGTNVGPLITLHASLATLLWRDRCRRAGVVVEARAFAARSALVVGLAVASATAALLLRT, from the coding sequence GTGACCGCCCTGGCGACGGAGGCGGCCGGGCGGGTGCTCCCCGTCCTGCTCTTCCTGCTCGCCATCACCGTCGTGGCCGAGATCGCAACGCTCGCAGGCGTGTTCGATGTCGCCGCACACCGGGCGGCACGGGCCGGGCGCGGCCGGACCTGGCTGCTGTGGCTGCTCGTCGTCGTGCTGTCCACGGTCAGCACCGTCCTGCTCAGTCTCGACACGACCGCGGTGCTCCTCACCCCCGTCGTGATCGCCGTCGCCCGCCAGCTGCGCCTGCCGGCGCTGCCGTTCGCCATGACGACGGTGTGGCTGGCCAACACCGCCTCGCTGCTCCTCCCGGTCTCCAACCTCACGAACCTGCTGGCGCTGCACCGCTTCCAGGAGCTCGGGCTCGGCACCCACGAGTACCTCGCGCTGGCCTGGGCGCCGGCGCTGGCGGCGGTGGTCGCGACCGTGGTGGCGCTCGCGGTGCTCTTCCGCCACGAGCTGTCCGGGCGCTACGCCCTCGCCCCGCCCGCCGGGGAGCACGACCGGTGGCTCCTGGCCGGCAGCACCGGCGTGCTGGTCGCGCTCGCCGCCGCGGTGGTGGCCGGGGTGCCACCGGCGGCGGCCGCCACGGCCGCGGCGGTCGCACTCGTGGTGCTGACGGCGTGGCGCGACGCTGCCCTGCTCCCCCAGGTGCAGCTGCCCTGGCGGATGATCGGGCTCACCGGCGTCCTGCTGCTCCTCGTCCTGGTCGTGGCGCAGACCGCTCCGGTGGAGACGCTCACCCGGCACCTGTCCGACGCGCCCCTGTGGCAGGTGCCGGCGGTCGCCGCGCTCCTCGCCAACGGGGTCAACAACCTTCCCGCCTACCTCGCGCTCGAGCCCGCGCTCGACCACGACCCGACCCGGCTGATGGCGCTGCTGATCGGCACCAACGTCGGCCCGCTGATCACCCTGCACGCCTCGCTGGCGACGCTGCTGTGGCGCGACCGCTGCCGCCGCGCCGGCGTGGTGGTCGAGGCTCGCGCGTTCGCCGCCCGTTCGGCCCTGGTCGTGGGTCTAGCCGTCGCGAGCGCGACCGCCGCTCTGCTGCTGCGGACCTGA
- a CDS encoding cation diffusion facilitator family transporter: MPDQAAAAAAPKPASLLTVLVALAANALIAVAKSVAALITGSASMVAEAAHSWADTGNEVFLLIAERTSQRPSDKLHPYGYGRAAYVWSMFAAFGLFVAGAGVSVWHGITSLDAPETGDTDYLVAYVVLAIAFVLEGTSFRQAVRQARTDGAKMGLRPLRFIERTSNPTLRAVFVEDASALIGLLLAGAGLALHQITGDPVYDALGSIAVGLLLGVMAVFLIRRNLDFLVGQPVLPAVRENMLRALYDNPEIEKVTFVHPEFVGPARVLLIAAVDLTGNRSEDEVAAVVNRVEQELTAVQFVDQAVLTLSTPGMPALPRPPRP; this comes from the coding sequence ATGCCTGACCAGGCCGCGGCGGCCGCCGCGCCGAAGCCGGCCAGCCTGCTGACGGTGCTCGTGGCGCTCGCCGCCAACGCGCTGATCGCGGTCGCCAAGTCGGTCGCCGCCCTGATCACCGGGTCGGCCTCGATGGTCGCCGAGGCCGCGCACTCCTGGGCCGACACCGGCAACGAGGTCTTCCTGCTCATCGCCGAGCGGACCTCCCAGCGGCCGAGCGACAAGCTGCACCCGTACGGCTACGGGCGGGCGGCGTACGTCTGGTCGATGTTCGCGGCGTTCGGCCTGTTCGTCGCCGGTGCCGGCGTGTCGGTGTGGCACGGCATCACGTCGCTGGACGCGCCGGAGACGGGCGACACCGACTACCTCGTCGCGTACGTCGTGCTCGCCATCGCGTTCGTGCTCGAGGGCACCTCGTTCCGGCAGGCGGTGCGGCAGGCGCGCACCGACGGGGCGAAGATGGGGCTGCGCCCGCTGCGGTTCATCGAGCGCACCTCCAACCCCACGCTGCGCGCGGTGTTCGTCGAGGACGCCTCGGCGCTGATCGGTCTGCTGCTCGCCGGTGCCGGGCTGGCGCTGCACCAGATCACCGGCGACCCGGTCTACGACGCGCTCGGCTCGATCGCGGTCGGCCTGCTGCTCGGGGTGATGGCGGTCTTCCTGATCCGCCGCAACCTCGACTTCCTCGTCGGTCAGCCGGTGCTGCCGGCGGTGCGCGAGAACATGCTGCGCGCGCTGTACGACAACCCCGAGATCGAGAAGGTCACGTTCGTCCACCCCGAGTTCGTCGGGCCGGCGCGGGTGCTGCTCATCGCGGCGGTCGACCTCACCGGCAACCGGTCGGAGGACGAGGTCGCTGCCGTGGTCAACCGGGTGGAGCAGGAGCTCACCGCGGTGCAGTTCGTCGACCAGGCGGTGCTCACGCTGTCGACGCCGGGGATGCCCGCGCTGCCGCGCCCGCCGCGCCCCTGA
- a CDS encoding bifunctional RNase H/acid phosphatase, producing MSRRLGVEADGGSRGNPGVAGYGAVVRDLQTGDLLAERAAPLGKASNNVAEYSGLIAGLEAVLEIEPGADVEVRMDSKLVVEQMAGRWKIKHADMRRLAIEARELATRIEQAGGSVDYAWIPRADNAVADALSNDGMDGETVRRDHWRTSGSVGAQADSSDSPPAEPAVVEVAEQVVLSTDESPASPPDAGKPARILLVRHGVTSFTEQGRLDGRGGADPSLSERGVAQAKRAAQGVAERVAGVDGVHVVTSSLARAKETGGAVADALGVPTTVDADWDEQAFGHWDGMSMRDLVTAFPEQLQQMRVEDDFSVEGGESHGQLAERVVAAFERAVELAGPGGTVVVATHRKPIMVVLQHVLGLTTERSWRLAAAPASLTGVEVWADGVMSVAFTNDTHHHGDA from the coding sequence GTGAGCCGCCGGCTGGGCGTCGAGGCCGACGGCGGCTCGCGGGGCAACCCGGGGGTGGCCGGCTACGGCGCGGTGGTGCGCGACCTGCAGACCGGTGACCTGCTCGCCGAGCGGGCCGCGCCGCTGGGGAAGGCGAGCAACAACGTCGCGGAGTACTCCGGCCTGATCGCCGGCCTCGAGGCGGTGCTGGAGATCGAGCCCGGCGCCGACGTCGAGGTGCGGATGGACTCCAAGCTGGTCGTGGAGCAGATGGCCGGCCGGTGGAAGATCAAGCACGCCGACATGCGCCGGCTCGCGATCGAGGCGCGCGAGCTCGCGACCCGGATCGAGCAGGCCGGCGGGAGCGTGGACTACGCCTGGATCCCGCGCGCCGACAACGCGGTGGCCGACGCGTTGTCCAACGACGGGATGGACGGCGAGACCGTCCGACGCGACCACTGGCGTACGTCGGGATCGGTGGGGGCACAAGCGGACTCGAGCGACTCCCCGCCCGCCGAACCGGCCGTGGTCGAGGTCGCCGAGCAGGTGGTGCTCTCGACCGACGAGAGCCCGGCGAGCCCGCCGGACGCCGGGAAGCCGGCGCGCATCCTGCTCGTGCGGCACGGCGTCACGTCGTTCACCGAGCAGGGGCGCCTCGACGGCCGCGGCGGCGCCGACCCGAGCCTCAGCGAGCGCGGCGTCGCGCAGGCGAAGCGGGCGGCGCAGGGCGTGGCCGAGCGGGTCGCGGGCGTCGACGGCGTGCACGTCGTGACGTCCTCGCTCGCGCGGGCCAAGGAGACCGGTGGTGCCGTCGCCGACGCGCTCGGCGTGCCCACCACCGTCGACGCCGACTGGGACGAGCAGGCGTTCGGTCACTGGGACGGCATGAGCATGCGCGACCTGGTCACGGCCTTCCCCGAGCAGCTGCAGCAGATGCGCGTCGAGGACGACTTCTCGGTCGAGGGCGGCGAGTCGCACGGGCAGCTGGCCGAGCGGGTGGTCGCGGCGTTCGAGCGGGCGGTCGAGCTCGCCGGGCCTGGCGGCACCGTCGTGGTCGCCACGCACCGCAAACCCATCATGGTCGTGCTGCAGCACGTGCTCGGCCTCACGACCGAGCGCTCCTGGCGCCTGGCGGCGGCGCCGGCCTCGCTGACCGGCGTCGAGGTCTGGGCCGACGGCGTCATGTCGGTCGCGTTCACCAACGACACGCACCACCACGGGGATGCCTGA